The nucleotide sequence CGCTATGCCTTGGCCAAGGTGGACCCGAGCCGCGACTACATCACCATCCACATGCTCATCACGGCGGTCCTGCGGGCCAACGTTCCAGCCCAGCGCAAGGCCTCGGTAGAGCAGTGCGCCCACGAAATGCTCGCCTTGGCCAACCCCGGAGAGCCGGACAACCGGCGAAACTGGTCCCAGTTCGCTCAGCTCGCCCCACACGTGCGCCCCTCAGGTGTGCTTCACTCCGACGACCCCCACGTCCGACGGATCGTGCTGGACTTGGCTCGCTACTACTACGCCACCGGCGACTATGAAGCCAGCGCGGCTGTTGCGTTGGAGGCGGTGGAGAACTGGCAGGCGCGTCTTGGGCCAGACGACCGGATGACCCTCGCCGCGTGCTTCCATGCGGGCAATGCTCAACGCGAACTGGGGGAGTACCTCGCTGCCCGGCAGATCAACAGTGATACCTGGCAACGTCTGCAATCCTCCAGCTCTGCAGACGACGAGCTGATGTTGCGGGTGGCGAACAGCAGCGGCGCAGACCACCGGCTGGCTGGAGATTTCCGTAGGGCCTTGGACATCGACGAGCAGAACTTGGCCCAGTGCCTGCGGACGTTGGGCGAGGACGACCCACTCACTCTGCGAGCGGCCAGCAACCTGGCCGTCGACTGCCGGCTCCTCGGAGACTTCTCACGCGCACTCATGCTGGATGAGGACACGCTGGCGAGACGCCAGGTCGTCCTTGGACCATTGCATTTCGAGGTGCTCGCCTCCGCGGTCAACCTCGTCCGCGATCACGCCTACCTCGGCCACTACGAACAGGGGTTGGCTGACGCCCGAGCGGCCGTCGACCGCTTCCAGCAGGCTCTGCCCGAGCATCCTCAGATGTGGTTCATGCGACGCAATCTCGCCTCACTGTTGCGACTCAACGGTAGTTATCACGACTCCGTTGTCGTCGCGACGACGGTTTACGACCGCCTCAGTCGACGGTTCGGCCCGCGCAACGAGAACACGATGGCCGCCGCGCTCACCCTGTTCAACTCGTTGCGCGCCATCGGGCGACTCGATGATGCGCAGAACTTGGGCGAGGAGACGCTCGATGCCTATACGGCCCACCTCGGGGCCGAACATCCGTTCACCCTGGCCTGTGCCAGCAACCTTGCTGTCCTCTATCGCGCGTTGAATCGCATCGACGAGGCCTACGAACGGGACCGGGTGACCCAGGATGCCCTCCATCGACGACTCGGTTCGGACCATCCGTACTCACTCGTGAGTGACAGCAACATGAGCAACAATTTGGCCCTCCGGGAAGAGGTTGACCAAGCGCTCGCGTTGTCCGAGGCCACCTATGCGGCAGCGTTCCGGATCCGCGGCGAGGACCACCCCTTCACCTTGGCGTGTGGCGCCAACCTGGCACTCGACCTGGAGGCCATGGGCCGACACGACGAGGCCGGTGACATCCGTGCCACCATCCACCAGGGTCTCTTGGAACGCCTGGGGCCAGAACACCCAGAGACGGTGAACTTCGAACGCCGACGTCGGTCCGAGAGCTCGATCGAGGTGCCTCGAATCTGACCATGACGCGGGCTCGGAGCAGTGCGCCCTGTGCGTTCGGCGTGAGTCCTGCGCCCAGGAGACAGACGTGATCGACCCCTGCCCGCCACGGGAGAGACGCACTCCGCCACACGATGTGCCGTGGCAGGTGTTCCTGGGTCACACCAGTGAACTTGCTGACGTCCCGGATGGCGTGTCATGTGTCGAGAGAGTCAAGCAGGCGGTCGTCCGGGCAGGTCATGTCGCCGTCGATATGGGGTTGTGGTCGGCGATGGACATGCCGCCCGAGGACGCCTGCCGCGAGAAGCTCCAAGGCTGCGATGTCTACGTGGTCCTGCTCGGACTGCGGTACGGCAGTCGCCCGCCAGGATCACCAGACCGGTCCTACACAGAGCTCGAGTTCGATGTGGCCGGGGAGATGGGTATTCCTCGGCTGGCGATCTCCATCTCCGAGGTTCTCGCCGAAACGGCTCACCTCGCGTGGGACGACGACCGGGGTTCCCAGTCGGCATTCCGTTCCCGTGTCGGCCGTGAGCTCACCTGTGCGCGCATCGAGGAGTGGCACGAGGTCGAACTGGCGGCCTACCAGGCCCTCGTGAACTTGAAGGAGAGGATCCACGGGCCCTCGGCCAGTCCACCGGTGTTCTCGCGGCCACCACTCATCGGACCCTTGGTGGATCGGACGGAGTTGCAGGACCACGTGGTGCGCAGCCTGCGCGAGGCCGTCGCGGCCCCGCCGGTCACCTCCCTCGACAGCTCGGCACGGGCCGCCGTGGGCATCACCACCGCGCTGTTCGGCCCCGGCGGGCTCGGCAAGACCACGCTCGCGCTCCTGGTGGCTCATGACCCCGAGGTCTGCGGGTTGTTTCCCGATGGGATCGTCTGGGTCACCTTGGGCAAGGCCGAGGGTGCCGAACTGGTGGGCAAGGTCAACGAGCTGTCCGGGATCCTGACCGGCGGTGACCCGCCCTCGATGACGGACCCGATCTCGGCCGGCAGCGAGCTTGCGCGACGGTTTGCCGCTCGGCGCATGCTCCTGGTCCTCGACGACGTGTGGATGAAGACCCAACTGGCGCCCTTCCTGAACGAGGCGCCGAACGTCATCCGGTTGATCACCACCCGCCGGCCAAGCGTCCTGCCCGAGCGGGCCGCCGAGATCGAGGTGGGCGCGATGAGCGAGGCGGAGGCCGGCGCCCTGCTGACGCGGGACCTGCCTCCACTCGCCCGGAGTGCGGTGGCCGGTGTCCTGGATGTCACCGGCCGCTGGCCGCTGCTCCTGGCCCAAGTGCGCGCAGCGGTACGTGCCGATATTCGCCGTGGTCAAGACCCGACACGGACCCTGAACGACCTGTGTGAACGGCTGTCCCAGGAGGGGCCGGCGATCCTGGACCTCGCCGATGTGGGGCAGCAGCAGCGTGCCCTGACGGTGACGTACAACGCCAGCTTGAAGCAGCTGACCCGCGCGGAGCGTGAGCGGTTCCTGGAGTTGGCGATCTTCGGTGAGGACACCCGGATCCCGTTGTCGGTGTTGGAGCGGTTCTGGGGCCGCAAGAGCCGGTTCACGCCGCAACGGATCAAGGATCTGTGCGGCAAGCTCGATGATCTGGCCCTGGCGGTCTTGGAGTTGGGCGAGGTGCCCCGGTTGCGGCTGCACGACGTGACGCGGGCGTGGCTGCGCCAGGAGCACAAGGACCGGTTGGTGACCTGGCATCGGGCGTTCCTCGATGCTCACCGGAGACTGGTGCCGGCCGATGCCGACGGTGGTAGTGCCTGGTGGCGGCTGCCGGCCACCGAACGCTATCTCTGGGCGGCTCTGCCGAATCATCTGCGTGACGCCGAGCGGTCGCAGGAGCTGACCCGGACCGTCACCGATCTCGACTGGGTGCTGGGCGTTCTGCAGTACCGGGGGCCTGCCGTGTTGGAGTCCCAGTTGGCGATGTCCCCGGTTGGCGAAGCCGCCGCTTTGCTGCGGGTGATCCGACAGAACGCCCATGGGGGCCTGTTGGCTCCCCTCGATCCCGAGGGTTCGTTGCGGGTGGTGCTGGCCTCGCGTGTACCGGTGACGGCATCCCTGATGGATCTGCGCCGACGACTGATGAAAGGCATGCCGGCAACCCATCTGTGGCCCACGGGGGCTCGCGCAGACGATCTCGCGCATCCGGCGTTGGTGCGGGTGTTGGCCGGCGCCACCGAGGAGGTCTCGGCGTTGGCGGTCGCGCCCAGCGACGGATGGCTGGCCTCCGCCGACCGCGACGGCGCACTCCAGCTGTGGGACCCGACCTCCGGCAGCACACTGGGCCACCTGCAGGGAGAGTGCCGCGGGGTCTCACTTCTGGCTGCTCACCCGGACGGTGCGTGGTTGGCGGTGGCCGGTCAGAACGGACGCGCCGAACTCTGGACCGCGCCGGCCACCCGCGCGGCCGGCGTGACCTCCCTGACCGGTCACACCCGACCGTTGAGCGCCTTCGCCGTTCCGGGCACGGGTGCTTGGTTGGCCGGGGCAGGGCTGGACGGCGCCATCATGGTCTGGCACCCCGATACGGACGAGCCACCCCTGACCCTGATCGGCCACCGCGGACCCGTGACCGCCCTGGCCGCCGAACCCCAGGGGGACTGGCTGGTCAGTGCCGGCATCGACCGCACGGTGCGGCTGTGGCGTACCCGCGGCGAGCAGCCACCTCAGACCCTCGCGATCACCACTCGCCCCGCACGCGCCCTGGCCGTCGACCCCGCAGGGGCCTGGATCGCCGCGCCGGCCGGTGATGACGTGGTCGGGATCTGGGACGGCTCGGGACGCCGCCTGCGGGACCTGCCCGGCCACGACAGCCCGCCGGTGGCCGTCACCGTCTCGACCGGCGCCTGGTTGGCCGTGGCGTGCGCCTCGGGCCGGAT is from Kineosporiaceae bacterium and encodes:
- a CDS encoding DUF4062 domain-containing protein, with translation MSCVERVKQAVVRAGHVAVDMGLWSAMDMPPEDACREKLQGCDVYVVLLGLRYGSRPPGSPDRSYTELEFDVAGEMGIPRLAISISEVLAETAHLAWDDDRGSQSAFRSRVGRELTCARIEEWHEVELAAYQALVNLKERIHGPSASPPVFSRPPLIGPLVDRTELQDHVVRSLREAVAAPPVTSLDSSARAAVGITTALFGPGGLGKTTLALLVAHDPEVCGLFPDGIVWVTLGKAEGAELVGKVNELSGILTGGDPPSMTDPISAGSELARRFAARRMLLVLDDVWMKTQLAPFLNEAPNVIRLITTRRPSVLPERAAEIEVGAMSEAEAGALLTRDLPPLARSAVAGVLDVTGRWPLLLAQVRAAVRADIRRGQDPTRTLNDLCERLSQEGPAILDLADVGQQQRALTVTYNASLKQLTRAERERFLELAIFGEDTRIPLSVLERFWGRKSRFTPQRIKDLCGKLDDLALAVLELGEVPRLRLHDVTRAWLRQEHKDRLVTWHRAFLDAHRRLVPADADGGSAWWRLPATERYLWAALPNHLRDAERSQELTRTVTDLDWVLGVLQYRGPAVLESQLAMSPVGEAAALLRVIRQNAHGGLLAPLDPEGSLRVVLASRVPVTASLMDLRRRLMKGMPATHLWPTGARADDLAHPALVRVLAGATEEVSALAVAPSDGWLASADRDGALQLWDPTSGSTLGHLQGECRGVSLLAAHPDGAWLAVAGQNGRAELWTAPATRAAGVTSLTGHTRPLSAFAVPGTGAWLAGAGLDGAIMVWHPDTDEPPLTLIGHRGPVTALAAEPQGDWLVSAGIDRTVRLWRTRGEQPPQTLAITTRPARALAVDPAGAWIAAPAGDDVVGIWDGSGRRLRDLPGHDSPPVAVTVSTGAWLAVACASGRITIWDTTSWTIRHTLALPGRDPKTPLVSVTLVAGDRWLAVADQSEIRVWNVVSGRLDHTFDGHTSWVTDLLVLDAGRHLASSSDDHTIRLWDPLSPPTHYPSRDEDGQSTTAPRRPAATRNVPVTAMATDLQSTWVATGDTAGVIAVRGLVSGTVRHALRAHAGDIVAMAPSPDGRWIATAGADGQTRIVPLVEGALSSNIPLQAQHLTVTPDGNWLIVADTDGVTHVVNPTTGRDRDTFAGNHSRITALRCTPGPQILTGDAEGTLQVSDLFRKSRTVGCAVGSIAGIAVSVPMNSLVVVGPHGWASHPLNESENPAPPAARGHHSGVVAAALDESRGLLATAEHDGVVRLWDIATGDLLRELIGHDRPARAVAYGPGDAWLASAGEDGTVRIWDPGTGNALAAIRVDARLQWLAVCGDRIVAAGDRGPYVFTLHQPPRVEIDLRTTISLTADTPARRP